The genomic window CTTCAAACATCGCTCCCCAAATTAATGAAGTAAATAAAATTAGTATAATTCCTAGCACTATTTGAGATAGTGGTAAAGCTTTTTCAAAAAACATTAACCCACTTGTAGCCAAAGCTACAAAAATAAAGTTTACAAAAATATAAATAGCTAACCCTGATGAAATTTTGGTATTAAAACGAACAGCCCTTTCAGGTTGAATAATTTTTTCTATATCATATTTAGCTTCTAGTCCGCGTGGCTGCCATCCTGGACGCATAAACCAAACTTTAATTTTATCAACAAAATAAGGTGCTTTTTGAGCCTGCTTAAATAAATCTACCCAATAATGAAAATTTGCCCAAATAGGATTCCAACTTGTATAAGGTGAAACTGTTCCATAAACAGGTTCTTCTTCTTCCTCTTGAAATGAACCAAATATTCGATCCCAAATAATAGAAATTGCTCCATAATTACGATCTAAATATTTAACATTACGGCCATGATGGACACGGTGATGTGCTGGAGTATTGAAAAACCACTCAAAAAAGCCTAATTTGCCTATTGTACGCGTGTGAATCCAAAATTGATAAAGTGTGCTAATTGATTCTGCTGTAAGTAAAATAGCAGGATGTACACCTAATAAACTTAATGGAGCATAAAAAGGCCAAATGCTAAAACCAGAAAACCATGCCTGACGCAAGGCTACAGATAAGTTATATTCTTCGCTGTGATGGTGAACTACATGAATGGCCCAGAGAAAATTTACTTCATGACTTAATCGATGCCACCAATAATAAAAAAAGTCTACACCAACAATTGCTACTACCCACATTAGCCAAACTGGTAATTCAAAAAGTGCATAATTTTCATATAGATAGAAATGTCCTGCTAAAAGTAAGCCTTTTTTTAAAATATGAATTACTTGTTGACCAATACCACAAGTTAAGTCTGTAATTGAATCATTAAGCCGATAATAATGAGCTTTACCTTGTCGGCGAGCAACAAAAATTTCTACCATAATCAAAATAAAAAATACTGGAATAGCTAAGGCAATATAACTAGCACAACTTATCACCTTTCAAATAAATAACATAAATAAAAATTTTGGATTAATTGAAGCCTTCTAATTATGCTTGTTTTTGGTTATCTAGCCAAGCTAAATTGGTAAGACCACTGGAAAAATTTTACAAAAATTTTATTAACAAAATAACAAACCCAGCAGAATTAATTAGACTCTACTGGGTTTATCGGTTTATTTAGTTAAATAACTTTACAGATTAATCACCAACACCGGCTGGAGTATTATCTTTACGTTTTTTCACACCAAGCTGTAGTAATTTACCTTCGGCTGGTTCAGCTTCTCCAACTTGTTTAAGAACGTTTTGTTGATAAAGTTTTTTCATCATTCTAGCTTCTTCTCTAGCATTCATTGGCTTAGTCTTATCACGGTCACGAATTGCATTAGCTGCTTCATCATTAACTATTAATTTGTGATCAAAAGAGCCAAGATTTACATTTCTGTTATTAGCATAAACTTCGTGTTTTCCATATTCCTTGTACCATTTAGCTACAGTAGCATTTTGGTGCATATTCTCAATAATATTTCTCCAACCAATACCAGTATTATAGGCACAGAAAGAAATCTCGCCTTCTTGAGTACCATAAGGAATAATACACATTTCTGTACGGCGGAAATCGTAATTAAAGAGGTCTTGGAACCACATACCAGCAACAAACAAGAAATTCCATGGGTCGCTACGTCGTTTTTCAATATCTTCACGAGTGCGATCACCTGATACTTTACCGTAACTCTTACCAGTTAAGCCAAATGACTTATCAAATTTCTTAAACATTGCTCCTAGTGAAAAGCTCTTAGGTGCGCCATAAGGATTATAATTTTTAAGTAAGGCTAAACCCATCATAAGATTAGACATCCATTTTCCACGGGCAGCATCAGTAATTTTTGTCATATCTTGGACTAGTCCAGGAATATTTAGAAATTGTGGAACAGGTGCCATTTCTTTAGTTTCTTTGTTAACCATTAATGCTGTACCTACACCACAATTAGGATGGCAACCACAGCTTACTTGTCCCCATTCAGCCTTTGGGCCAAATGCTAAATCAGCAAAATCAGCAAAGGAACTCATTAAAGAAAGTGGGAACCAATCACGAGTAGGTTCGGTTATGCTCATTTGGTTTTTAACGTCATGTGCTAAATGTGAAAGGGTATAGCGTTGACGTATACGACGCTCATCGGTGATTTCTTCATCGCGGCCAGTAAAGGAAACTGGTTGAAAAGCAAGGAAGGCAATCTTTTTGGGGTTTTGTAATGCAAACTCTACGATTCTACCTACTTGATCATTATTAACACCATTGACTAGGGTTGTAACAAGAACAATTTCAATACCAGCATCATGGATATTGTTGATAGCTCTTAACTTAACATCAAAGAGGTTGCCGATTTGACGATGGCTATTAGCATCATTACCAATGCCATCAAATTGTAGATAAACATAGCGCAAGCCTGCTTCAGCAGCTTTTCTAGCATATGTCATATCTTTAGCAAATTCAATTCCATTAGTAGCAGCTTGAACACTGTTATAACCAACTTTTCTAGCATAGCGAATAGCATCAAAGAAATAAGGTGACATTGTTGGTTCGCCGCCAGAGAATTGTACTGACATTTGACGACGTGGCTTAATTTGCATTGCATTATCTAAAACTTGTTTAATGTCGTCAAAGTTTAGTTCATGAACAAAACCAACTTGGTTTGCGTCCATAAAACAAGGGTCACACATCATGTTACAACGGTTAGTAAGGTCTACTGTTAAAACTGCACCTCAACCATGTTTAATTGTGCTGCTGCCATAATTATGTAATTTCTCGTCATTGTGCGCCCAAATATCACGACCTGGAAACATTGCTTCAATGTGTTCTAGGAATTTGGAGTCTATTGCCATCATGTCTTCGATTTTGCCATGTTTATGGCATTCTTTTACCATCCAAACTTCGCCATCACGCTCAATAATTTGAGCTTTTACTTCGCCTACTTGCTCATTGATTAATACACGATAATCTTTTTCACCATTAATAATCTGGTTTCGTGCTTCAATAACACATTTTGGGCAAAGTGAATCTGTAGTACGAGGCCAACCTAGTACAGGCTTGGATTTTTGCCAAGACTTGAGCATAGGTTTTTCTGACCATTTAGGGGTAAAAGATGGGTTGGGACGAAATTGATTTAATTTTTGAATTCCATTGAATGCTTTGCCAGCAACTACGCTTAATCCCTTTTCTACCATTTTTTTCAATGACATGTTTTTATCTTTCTCCTTAAGCAGACTTAATTGGTCGCATAATTTAGGGATTTTATTCCCCTAGTCTTAAAATATTGTTTTTAATCACCTAAAAAATTAGCCATATGGCTAAGAACAAAATAAAGCTTGTTATTAAGAAAATTAACTTTATCCAGCATTAACTAATTCTTCTTTTTCGGACTTGGTTGAAGTTGCTTTTGCAGCTACTTTCTTAGATTTTTTAGAAGTTAGTGATACTAGTTTTAACTCTTCAGCAATAGCTCGGCCTGGGGTTAAAGTAAGGCTTACTGGGTCTGGTAAAGTTTGTGGAGCCGAACGCCAGTTATCCATTACTGCTACTTTATGCACACAAGCTACTGTGCAATAAGGTGCGCAATCTTTTTTGGTGTTAAACTCTCGGACAATATCCTGTGTTGTATATTGCAGTAAATCTACTCCAGGATAGCCTCGGCGTTGAGAACAATAGTGTACTAAACCATCTTCACAAATATAAAGGTAACGACTACCAGCCCGACAACGCCAATCATTTGCTTTTCCAGTAGCTAAATTATCCTGAAAGCGATTAAAGCGAGCATAACTAGTTTTTCCTAAATCTCTTAACTGCATAAAGATATTTTGTTCAACTTCATTAAGTTGACCTAGTTGTCCGTGATGGTCATGAATAATTCCTACAGTAGTAGAAAATCCTAGCTCTACGGCTCGTTTTCCAACTACTAGGGCATCTTCTGGGGTACGAATACCACCGCCAATAACAGAGTTGATATTTACTGCAAAAACTGCATGTTCTTGGAGCATTTGCAGTTTTTTATCTAATACTTTTAAGCTTTTAACAGAAATTTCATCAGGTTGGATATTATCAATGCTAATTTGCATATAATCCAAACCTGCTTCATTTAGTCGTTTGATACGCTCTGGCATAAGCAGATAGCCATTTGTAATCATACCAACTAACAAACCTGATTTACGGGCATGAGCAATAATTTCATCTAAGTCTGGGTGTAAAAGAGGCTCACCACCACTAAAAACCAAAGCAGAAAGACCTAGTTTAACTAAGTGGTCAATTCGCTTTTTCATTGTCTCTAAAGCAATACCCTTAGAGTAATCATCATATTCATTGCAATAAACACAAGATAAATTGCATTTGCGAATAGGTATAATATGAGCAACTAATGGATGGTTAGTTGATGTAAGTCCTTTGGCGATAAACTTTAGCTCTTTTACCTTTCGTTGCCAAGCGGCACGAGTTTTTTTACATTCATAGCTTAAAAGTTATAGAGCTCTTTAGAACAAGATCAGGAAAATAGCACTAATTTTCTATTTCAACAAGCTTTGCTTCTCTGTTTTGTACCTTTAGCTGAACTAGTTGCTTTTAGTGGCCTGTTTTAGGTAGGTTTTGGCACATTAGCATTAAATATAGATTAGTTTCAGCTTATTAGGTGTGTTGTCTTAAAGCTAAAGCAAAATTTATGCCACTCAGAGTAGAATATTTAATAGCTTTATTTACAATAAGTTACAAATAATAAAATAGTTTGTGCTTTTTAGCAAAAAATGCTTGCGTGTCGAAATGACACAGGCTTTTAATCTTATAGTTAACTAATTAGTCAAGAGTAGATTTTAGTGAGTCTTATTGACTCACAGAAGGTTTAACAAAAATTTTTCCTGTATCAAAACGACACAAAATATTAATTAAGAGGTTATTTTTTTTGATCTGCTAATTCATTTAAGGCTGGATCAAGTTCTGAAAGATTGTCATTTGATTTGTCTAATTCTCTTAATTCTCTTAATTCTCCTAATTCGCCTATTTGTAAAAATAGGCGATCGTAGACAAATAAATGTAACCAAACTAAAGGAAAACATAATGCAGGAAGTAAGGCTTTTGCCCAGAAATTAAACCAGTTTTGTCTTAATTTTGAATAAAATTTAGCTAAAATTATACGTAAGAACAATAATATTGCTAAAATAGGGCTAATTGTTAATATTGCTTGATTTAAAGGAATATTTAATATTGTTTGGACATGCTCAATATTCCAAATAATGCTTAAAATAGAAAAAATACCAAGAAGAATTAAAAGAAAAACTAGAAATAATACTGTTAAACTAATAGTTCTTACTTGAGAATTTAAGCGAAATACTTTAAGAAATCTTTCAGTAGCTACTTTAAGCTGAAATAAAAAGTCTTCAGTAGGTTGGCGCATTAGAGGAGCAATTTTTAGAAAATTCCAATTTATCTTATTAGCTTGTTTTTTAATAAATACTTGTTGAAAAGATGTTTGGTCAAAAGTTTGCTCACTAAGCTTATAGCCATAATACATCAAGGAATCTGCTTCTAAGTTAGTAAATGAATCTAAATGCGTTCGTACTCGTGCTAATAACTGTTGAACTTTTGGATCTATGCCAGTTTTATCACTATCTAACTTAGTAGTTGGTAAATCAGGGCTTAGAGAATTATTAGAGTCTGATAAGTGGTGTTTAGTAGTAATTGGAAAGTTTTTTCTTAAATGAATAAAAGCAGTATGGTTTTTATGCTTACCTGTTAGCATTCTTAAGAGTTGTTCTTCTCTAAGTCGATCTCCTAGCATACTTCTTACTCTTAGAAGTAAACCATCTGTACGTAAATCTGGGCGCGTTTCAAACTCTAACGGACGACAAGCATCACTAATAATAAAATCTGTACAACCAAAAGTAAGTAACCCTGCAATTCCTTGGTTATCGTGTACTCCAGCATCAACTAATTGTAGTTGAATATCATCTGGATATAGCCCATCTATTTTTATTGGTGCAAAAACACCAGGCAGTGCAGCAGAGGCAGCAACAGCGTGGCTTAAAAGAAAATTTTTATGCTTATCTTTTAATTTTTGGTAGCTTTCTGGTCTAAGTAATCTAGGGTTTTTATCTACACTTTGCCAATCTAGGGTGTCACGGGGATGTTCTCCCATATGAGTAGCTTCAAAATACCAATTGCGACCAGTGTTTAAGAGGGCAGCATTGATAAGCAAAACGGGGACTTTTGCTTGGCGGGATGGATTATCTTTTAAGGGGTAAAAATTATTATTTTCTCCTTTAGGAATAATCTTTAAATCAGACATTTTTATAGGTTCTTTGCTGTTTTTATTAAAAACTGGTCTATAAAAATGCTCTTCATAAAGCTCTGCTAAACGTATGCTAGAATTATAGTTATCCCCAGCCATACGGATAGTCTTAAAAGGATTCTTATAAGCTGTCATAATAATATTTTTTTGAACAGCTTTAAGAAAATCTACTTCTATTTTTTGTAAGATATCTAAGTAATCTTTATTAGAAATTTCATCGTCAGACTTGGTTTCCAGTAAATTTTTTAGATGTAAATAATAAAGTGCGCCAATAATGGAACCACCTGAGACAGTAGAAATAACTTCCACCTGTCTTAATAATCCTATTTCAGCTAGATGTGCTAGTAGGCCAATATGGAAGAAAGAAGCACGAAAACCGCCCCCAGAAAGTGCTAAGCCCAATTTAGGTAGATTAGGATTAGCATTTTCTAAGAACGGTTTTAACATAATTACCTACTATATTAAGCTAGGAAAGTAAATTTACTTATCGGTAATAAGGGTTTGCACCACCAGCATGATCTGTAGCATCTAAGATTTGTCCAATGCTAGGAACTGCTTCACGAATCATACGTTCAATTCCCATTTTCAAAGTCATATTAGCCGAGCCACAACCTTGGCAACCGCCACCCATGCGAATATAAACATTATTGTTTTCTACATTAATTAAATCTACAAAACCACCATGTGAAGCTACACTAGGATTAATTTGTAGATCTAATACTTCTTGAACTTTTTTTCTAAGCTCTTCTGTTGATAGAGTGTTAGCATAAACTTCTGGTTGTAAAAAAGCGCGAATAAAGCCGCCAATACGTTTTCCAATAACTGACCAATCATCATGACCATCTTTTACAACAGTTAATACATTGTCAGCTATTTCCGCTTTTTTGATTTCAGGAATGCTAAAAAGGTTTTCTGCTAAAGCGTTTCCTTTTGCAGATGTTTTGCTTGTAAAACTAGCAGTACCATTAATTAGCGGTCTATCTGCCATAAAACGGCAAGTATTTATGTCTTGTTTATCTACATTAGCTTTAATCATTATTGCTTGACTCATTATTTTTTATTCCTCCAAAATAAAGTTGTTATTTTGCGCTCATTATAACAACTTAAATAATTAGCTGCGACTAGCTTTGCACTACTTACCGATAAGTGTATTTATTGGAGACAAAAAACTAAGTAGTAAAATCTTGTATTTAATAATAGCTTTTAACATACACATATAATCTATAAGCTATATTTTTTATCCCTACTAAAATATTTAATTTCTTGCAAATAGCTTATTGATTATAATATATTTCTTTTAGCATATTAATTATATATTTATATAGTTATATTATTAAATATAGGTGGGTATTTATGAGTAAATCTTCTAGTAAGCCAAATATGTCAATGGAAGCATTAGAATTAGTGGCAGAACGTTTTAAGGCTTTGTCTGAGCCAATTAGACTTCGTATTTTACAAGAATTACATGATGGTGAAATGAGTGTTTCGGAAATTACACAAGTAATAGATTCTAGTCAGCCTAATGTAAGCAAACACTTAAAGTTATTACAAGATGCTGGCCTACTAGCACGACGACAAGAAGGAAATACAGTTTATTACTCTATTTCTGATAAAGTAATTTTTGATATTTGCGAAATAGTTTGTAATAGTTTACGGGAAAAATTTTCTGCTAAAGCTGATGCTCTTAGTCTTAAATTAAAATAATTATCTTAAGTTACAAAGTTTGTTTTCAGTTATTGCAAGTAAGTCAAAGCTTAACTAAACTTAGCTACCAAGACTCTAACGAAATTAAAAGTTTTAACTGTTTCAATCGACACATTTTTCTAAATTTCTAAAACAATTTAGCTAAACAACAAAAATTTTATTTCATCAGCATATAAAAACTTAGGAGCTTTTATGAAGTGGACTAACACACTAAAACATTTTTTCTTGTTTTTAATTTGTTTTCAATTAATGACTTTAGGCTTGCCAATAGCAAACAATGAAGTTTTAGCTAAACCTAGAACATCAAAAAAGCTAGAAATGAATCCTGAAATACTTCCTGGACTTGCTGCAAAAGTTGATGTTGTGGAAGATGAATTTGGAACGCCACATATTTTTGGCAAAAACTTTAAGGATGTTTTTTTTATGCAGGGCTTTTTGCATGCACGGGATAGATTTTTCCAAATGGATGTTACACGTCGCACGGTTGAAGGCTCTTTAGCTGAATTACTTGGCGTTGGGCCAAATAACAGTATTTTATCTAGCGATGTGCAATTGCGAGGCTTAAATCTTAAAGCTTCTGTCACCAAAGCTTTATCAATGATGCAAAAAGAAACTCGACAATTCTTAAAAGCTTATAGTGATGGTGTTAATGCCTACTTAAAAGACAACCCACTACCAGCAGAATATCAAGCATTAAAAATCACCCAAAAACGTATGTGGACGGAAACAGACTGTTTATTAGTTGGTAAAGGTTTAGCACTAAGTCTTTCTTTTGACACAGGCGATATTAACAACACATTAGCTTTACAAGCTTATCAAGCAGCAGGTATGGCGCAAGGTTTTGATGGTTCAGCATTATTTTTTGAAGATGTATTTCGTGTAGCTCCTTTTGACCCAAGTTTTTCTATTCCTGACGCAACGGGTCGGCCATTTTCTACCACTGGCACTAAAGCTAATAATCAAAGACTTAGTGCTAAAGTCCAAGAGCAGCAAAAATGGGCTAAACATATTTCTGACACAATTAAGCCTGAAACTTTAGAAATGGCTCAAGACTACTTAAATAAAGTTAAAAATATTCCTCTGCTAGCTAATGGTGCTGAAGGTCATGACCCAGATCGTGGAAGCAATTGGTTTATTTTAAGTGGTAGACTAACTGATTCTGGCGCACCGCTTTTAAATAATGATCCTCACTTAGGGTTTAATACTCCTCCAATTTGGTATCAAGTTCAACTTAATGTTACAAAAGGCAAAGGCAAAAAATTACTTAATGTTACAGGAGTAAGTTTAGCTGGGGTGCCTGGTGTGGTTTTAGGCCATAATGATGATATTGCTTGGGGTGCAACCACTTCAAACTTTGATGTTACAGATGTTTATCAAGAACAAATTAAAGCACAATTTGGTAGTGTATCAATTATTCATGATGGCAAAGAAGAACCTGTAATATTTCGAGATGAGTTTTTCCGAGCAAATCAAGTGGTAGATGGTATGAATGATAATTTAGTTATGATACCTGCTAGTGATTCTGTTCCTGGCCGATTTCCTTCTGTTCCACGTCGTAATGGTGGCCCAATTGTATCTATTAACTTATCTGCTCAAACAGCTTTAACACTGCAATATACTGGCTTTGGGCCAACTTTAGAAGTAGAAACATTTCTTGGCTTTAACCGTGCAAAAAATGTTGATGATTTCAAAAAAGCATTAGAGTTTTTTGATGTTGGATCACAAAACTTTTCTGTGATTACCACAACAGGCGATATGGCTTATTTTACAACAGGCGAAGTGCCTATAAGAGAAGACCTAGAAGCAGGTAAAGTTAACGGCGCACCTCCGTTTTTAATTCGTAATGGTGTAACTGGTAATGAATGGATGAGCATTAGAAATCGTCAACCAAACCAAGTCTTACAATATGAAATTTTGCCTTTTAATGAGCTACCTCAAGTCGTCAATCCAACCAACGGTTTTGTAGTTACTGCAAACGCTGACCCAACAGGTATTACAGCCAACAACAACCCATTTGAGCGTAAACGAGCAACAGGGGGAATCTATTATCTAGCTGCTACTGGTTATGCTTCGGGTGCGCGTAATGCACGATTAACAAAAGATATTCAAGAAGCTATTGCAAGCGGGCAGAAAATTACAGTTGAAATGGCCCGACGTTTTCAAGCAGATGTAAGAATGCGTGATGCAGAAATTTTAATGCCATTTATTCAACAAGCTTTTGCTAATGCTACAGCCGTAAATGCTCCAACTGAACTTTCTGCACTAGCCAAAGATGCAGGTATAAGTGAAGCTGTAAATCGCTTTAAGACTTGGGATTTTAGCACCCCTACAGGCTTAAAATCTGGTTATGATTCTTTTGTAGCTTTTGGCAGTGACCCTTCACAAAAACAAATTGATGATAGTGTTTCTACCACAATTTATAGCCTGTGGCGTTCACAAATGGTTAGAGATACTATTGATGCCACACTTCAATCAATGCAATTAACTAGACTTCCTGATAATGCTACCTCTATGGCATCTCTTCGTAATTTACTAGATAAATTTTCATCCAACAAAGGAAAAGGTGTTTCAGGAATATTTTTCTTTGGAAATACTGGTTTAGATAGTGCAAGTCCTGAAGTACAAAGAGATTTTGTTATTTTACGTAGCTTGCGACGTGCTTTAGATTCATTGGCGGCCAGATTTTGCTCTAGCTTTCCAAGGCTCTACCAAACAAAGTGATTATCGTTGGGGAGCTTTACATCGTGTTTCCTTCCCAAGTATGTTAGGGGTAAATACTGATTTTACAATTCCTTCTGTTAATGGCAAGTTCCAATCTCCAGTTCCAGGGCTTTTTGGACTACCTAGAGACGGAGGTTTTGATGTTCCAAACGCTTCTGGACATTCAGTTAGAGCTAGGGGAGTCAATGATTTTACTTTTAGAAGTGGGCCTAGCAAACGCACAACTATTGTTATGAAACCTGGGGCAATTGATTTTACTACTGCTATACCAGGTGGACAAAGTGCAGCACCTAATAGCAAATTCTTTGATAATTTACTTCAGTTTTGGTTAACAGCAGATGTTTATCCTGTACGTGATATTACTAAGCCAACTGCGGCACCAAATGAAAAACGTACTACTTTTGCTCCATTCAGAAAAGAGTAGGTCTTACTATAAATAAACAATTTTGTTAAATTTTAGCCCAGCAGATAGATCGCTGGGCTAATAATTTGTTGATACTATTATTGTTCTCGTTTTTGATAATAGCTTGTCCCAGAAACGGGCACCACATCTTGATTTTCCTTCTAGTTATTTTAGCTAAGTCCAATTAGATAAGTAGTTAACTAATAATACTTGAGTGGCATAGAAGTTTCTTTATAGTTAGCTTGGAGGCATTAAATGGACATTCAGCGCAAAGGCGTTAGTCGCAACCGCAAAATTCGCAATATTGTTTATCTAGTCCTAACACTAGTTGTTATTGCTGGTGTTAGCGTTGGTCTATCAAAGTTAAAACCTGCTGCTCCAACTGTTGAACGCTCTACAATTTGGGTTGACAGTGTTAAACAAGGCGCGATGCTGCGCCAAGTTCGCGGATTAGGAACATTAGTTCCTGAAGACATTCGTTTTATTCCTGCCACAACTCAGGGCAGAGTAGAAAAAATTCTTGTCCGTCCCGGTGCAATGGTGACACCTGACACAGTTTTAATGGTGTTAAGCAACCCAGAGCTTGATCAATCTGTTCAAGATGTAGACCTTCAACTAAAAGGCGCAGAAGCTGATTATGCTACATTACAAGTAAAATTAGAAAGCCAACAATTAGACCAACAAGCCATTGCTGCTAGTGTTCAAGCTGATTATAACCAAGCAAAATTACAAGCTGAAGCAAACGAAGAACTTTATAACAAAGGGTTACTTTCAGAATTACTTTATAAAGTAGCTAAAAATAAAGTTTCAGAACTAGCCACACGTTGCCAAATTGAAGAAAAACGTATAACAATTAGTTCAGAGTCCACTAAAGCCCAATTAGTAGCTCAACAAGCTAAAACTGACCAATTACGCGCCCTTTATCAACTAAGACGAAACCAATTAGATTCGCTTAACGTTCGCGCGGGTAGCAATGGAGTCTTACAACAATTATCAGTTGAAGTAGGCCAACAAGTCACCATTGGCACAAATCTAGCTCGTGTTGCCGACCCTAGTCGCTTAAAAGCAGAATTAAAAATTGCAGAAACTCAAGCTAAAGATATTCAAGTAGGGCAAAATGCTACAATTGATACTCGTAATGGAATTATTGCAGGCCAAGTTACTCGAATAGATCCAGCCGTGTTACAAGGCACTGTTACTGTAGATGTTGCTTTACTAGAATAACTGCCTAAAGGCGCACGTCCTGATTTAAGCGTAGATGGTACAATTGAGTTAGAAAATTTAACTAATATTCTTTATGTTGGTCGACCTGTTCATGGTCAAGCTAATAGCACAATAGGCTTATTTAAGCTAGATAGCACTGGAAAAGAAGCCATTCGTGTAACTGTAAAACTTGGTCGTAGTTCTGTTAATACAATTGAAGTTATAGAAGGTCTTTCTGTAGGAGAACAAGTAATTCTTTCCGATATGTCTGCTTGGGATGCTTATAATCGTGTCCGATTAAATTAAAAGTCTGATAAATCAAGGAGAACAATAACAATGAGTAAAGCTGACCAGCCCTTAATACGCTTAGAAGGAGTAACTAAAGTTTTTTATACCGATGAAGTAGAAACACACGCCCTTTCAGGCATTGAGCTAGAAATCCGATCAGGTGAATATGTTTCTATTGCTGGGCCATCTGGTTGCGGTAAATCTACGTTACTATCAATCTTAGGTCTACTTGATACACCCAGCCAAGGAAGTTATGCCTTAAATGGTAAACCTGTAGAAAAGCTAACTTTACCCGAACGCGCCAGAATTCGTAATCAAGAAATAGGCTTTATTTTTCAGAGTTTTAATTTAATTGGAGATTTAACAGTTTATGAAAATGTTGAACTGCCG from Blastocatellia bacterium includes these protein-coding regions:
- a CDS encoding winged helix-turn-helix transcriptional regulator — translated: MSMEALELVAERFKALSEPIRLRILQELHDGEMSVSEITQVIDSSQPNVSKHLKLLQDAGLLARRQEGNTVYYSISDKVIFDICEIVCNSLREKFSAKADALSLKLK
- a CDS encoding radical SAM protein; translation: MAKGLTSTNHPLVAHIIPIRKCNLSCVYCNEYDDYSKGIALETMKKRIDHLVKLGLSALVFSGGEPLLHPDLDEIIAHARKSGLLVGMITNGYLLMPERIKRLNEAGLDYMQISIDNIQPDEISVKSLKVLDKKLQMLQEHAVFAVNINSVIGGGIRTPEDALVVGKRAVELGFSTTVGIIHDHHGQLGQLNEVEQNIFMQLRDLGKTSYARFNRFQDNLATGKANDWRCRAGSRYLYICEDGLVHYCSQRRGYPGVDLLQYTTQDIVREFNTKKDCAPYCTVACVHKVAVMDNWRSAPQTLPDPVSLTLTPGRAIAEELKLVSLTSKKSKKVAAKATSTKSEKEELVNAG
- a CDS encoding penicillin acylase family protein; protein product: MKWTNTLKHFFLFLICFQLMTLGLPIANNEVLAKPRTSKKLEMNPEILPGLAAKVDVVEDEFGTPHIFGKNFKDVFFMQGFLHARDRFFQMDVTRRTVEGSLAELLGVGPNNSILSSDVQLRGLNLKASVTKALSMMQKETRQFLKAYSDGVNAYLKDNPLPAEYQALKITQKRMWTETDCLLVGKGLALSLSFDTGDINNTLALQAYQAAGMAQGFDGSALFFEDVFRVAPFDPSFSIPDATGRPFSTTGTKANNQRLSAKVQEQQKWAKHISDTIKPETLEMAQDYLNKVKNIPLLANGAEGHDPDRGSNWFILSGRLTDSGAPLLNNDPHLGFNTPPIWYQVQLNVTKGKGKKLLNVTGVSLAGVPGVVLGHNDDIAWGATTSNFDVTDVYQEQIKAQFGSVSIIHDGKEEPVIFRDEFFRANQVVDGMNDNLVMIPASDSVPGRFPSVPRRNGGPIVSINLSAQTALTLQYTGFGPTLEVETFLGFNRAKNVDDFKKALEFFDVGSQNFSVITTTGDMAYFTTGEVPIREDLEAGKVNGAPPFLIRNGVTGNEWMSIRNRQPNQVLQYEILPFNELPQVVNPTNGFVVTANADPTGITANNNPFERKRATGGIYYLAATGYASGARNARLTKDIQEAIASGQKITVEMARRFQADVRMRDAEILMPFIQQAFANATAVNAPTELSALAKDAGISEAVNRFKTWDFSTPTGLKSGYDSFVAFGSDPSQKQIDDSVSTTIYSLWRSQMVRDTIDATLQSMQLTRLPDNATSMASLRNLLDKFSSNKGKGVSGIFFFGNTGLDSASPEVQRDFVILRSLRRALDSLAARFCSSFPRLYQTK
- a CDS encoding NifU family protein; protein product: MSQAIMIKANVDKQDINTCRFMADRPLINGTASFTSKTSAKGNALAENLFSIPEIKKAEIADNVLTVVKDGHDDWSVIGKRIGGFIRAFLQPEVYANTLSTEELRKKVQEVLDLQINPSVASHGGFVDLINVENNNVYIRMGGGCQGCGSANMTLKMGIERMIREAVPSIGQILDATDHAGGANPYYR
- a CDS encoding patatin-like phospholipase family protein; amino-acid sequence: MLKPFLENANPNLPKLGLALSGGGFRASFFHIGLLAHLAEIGLLRQVEVISTVSGGSIIGALYYLHLKNLLETKSDDEISNKDYLDILQKIEVDFLKAVQKNIIMTAYKNPFKTIRMAGDNYNSSIRLAELYEEHFYRPVFNKNSKEPIKMSDLKIIPKGENNNFYPLKDNPSRQAKVPVLLINAALLNTGRNWYFEATHMGEHPRDTLDWQSVDKNPRLLRPESYQKLKDKHKNFLLSHAVAASAALPGVFAPIKIDGLYPDDIQLQLVDAGVHDNQGIAGLLTFGCTDFIISDACRPLEFETRPDLRTDGLLLRVRSMLGDRLREEQLLRMLTGKHKNHTAFIHLRKNFPITTKHHLSDSNNSLSPDLPTTKLDSDKTGIDPKVQQLLARVRTHLDSFTNLEADSLMYYGYKLSEQTFDQTSFQQVFIKKQANKINWNFLKIAPLMRQPTEDFLFQLKVATERFLKVFRLNSQVRTISLTVLFLVFLLILLGIFSILSIIWNIEHVQTILNIPLNQAILTISPILAILLFLRIILAKFYSKLRQNWFNFWAKALLPALCFPLVWLHLFVYDRLFLQIGELGELRELRELDKSNDNLSELDPALNELADQKK
- a CDS encoding sterol desaturase family protein produces the protein MVEIFVARRQGKAHYYRLNDSITDLTCGIGQQVIHILKKGLLLAGHFYLYENYALFELPVWLMWVVAIVGVDFFYYWWHRLSHEVNFLWAIHVVHHHSEEYNLSVALRQAWFSGFSIWPFYAPLSLLGVHPAILLTAESISTLYQFWIHTRTIGKLGFFEWFFNTPAHHRVHHGRNVKYLDRNYGAISIIWDRIFGSFQEEEEEPVYGTVSPYTSWNPIWANFHYWVDLFKQAQKAPYFVDKIKVWFMRPGWQPRGLEAKYDIEKIIQPERAVRFNTKISSGLAIYIFVNFIFVALATSGLMFFEKALPLSQIVLGIILILFTSLIWGAMFEGKSWAFPAEIFRLILIAAISTSYFLLNQLPLLALSLTIVLSIGFLFWLLRYRNDFITSKNTIAKNEQVATV